In the Nicotiana tabacum cultivar K326 chromosome 16, ASM71507v2, whole genome shotgun sequence genome, one interval contains:
- the LOC107819435 gene encoding putative calcium-binding protein CML44 — MSPINSINLPRIFSRLDKNGDGLVSLNELKGFLDTIGINSSQEELELLVGKTSLDSIDFFLFYDAITKAHIKESKRENIFLENELQKVFRVFDLNDDGFISCEELQSALSRLGLWDEQCGKDCKSMINVYDTNSDGKLDFEEFKDMMFDN, encoded by the coding sequence ATGTCTCCAATCAACTCCATTAATTTGCCAAGAATCTTCTCAAGGCTTGACAAGAATGGTGATGGACTCGTGAGCCTCAACGAGCTAAAGGGATTTCTTGATACCATAGGCATTAATTCAAGCCAAGAAGAGCTTGAGTTGCTTGTTGGGAAAACAAGCCTCGACTCCATTGACTTTTTCCTCTTCTATGATGCCATCACAAAAGCACATATTAAAGAAAGCAAGCGCGAAAATATTTTCCTGGAAAATGAGTTACAGAAAGTCTTTAGAGTATTCGATTTGAATGATGACGGATTTATATCTTGCGAGGAGTTGCAGAGTGCATTGTCAAGATTAGGATTGTGGGATGAGCAATGTGGGAAAGATTGCAAGAGCATGATTAATGTTTATGATACAAATTCAGATGGGAAACTTGATTTTGAGGAGTTTAAGGATATGATGTTTGATAATTAA